The following are encoded in a window of Pseudomonadota bacterium genomic DNA:
- a CDS encoding 2OG-Fe(II) oxygenase — protein sequence MIVLPSMPLRNPNVGLVYHGQHFNEEECDRIVASAIDSEWREGGVGGRGENQTSPSVVNETRSCLEQRLPVNQQTGAPLNKISQEISTVNSSGWRFELSGFVADDMPYLMRYPESMKSHNDWHVDMGRSYAASRKLGFTIQLSNSSDYDGGNLEFHNVKIDPKSLRKKGTLAIFPTYWLHQVSLVTKGTRDAIVGWVHGPSFR from the coding sequence ATGATCGTACTGCCGAGCATGCCGCTTCGAAACCCCAATGTGGGCCTTGTCTATCACGGCCAGCATTTCAACGAGGAAGAATGCGATCGTATTGTCGCCTCGGCCATCGACAGCGAATGGCGTGAGGGCGGCGTTGGTGGCAGAGGCGAGAACCAAACGTCACCAAGCGTCGTCAACGAAACGCGCTCCTGCCTTGAACAACGCCTGCCGGTTAATCAGCAAACCGGCGCGCCGCTCAACAAAATTTCGCAAGAGATCAGCACCGTGAATTCGAGCGGTTGGCGATTTGAGCTAAGCGGCTTCGTCGCCGACGACATGCCCTATCTCATGCGCTATCCAGAATCCATGAAAAGCCATAATGATTGGCATGTGGATATGGGCCGCTCCTACGCCGCCTCACGCAAATTAGGCTTTACCATCCAATTGTCGAATTCGAGCGATTATGACGGTGGAAATCTTGAATTTCACAATGTGAAGATCGACCCGAAATCGCTTCGCAAGAAGGGCACGCTGGCGATCTTCCCGACCTATTGGTTGCATCAGGTTAGCCTCGTAACCAAGGGGACGCGCGACGCGATTGTGGGTTGGGTACATGGGCCGAGCTTTCGGTAG
- a CDS encoding CIA30 family protein gives MLIDDFTDEGLVSKLGTQWRGVSDQVMGGISETTISHGVIDSRPCLRMTGDVRLDNNGGFIQAALDLTYRGETLDASGYSGVSMIVRGNGEKYSVRLCQTNANQVEIANLGGRSKAQKLVVLYNH, from the coding sequence ATGTTAATCGACGACTTTACCGATGAAGGCCTCGTTTCCAAGCTGGGTACCCAATGGCGTGGTGTCAGCGACCAAGTCATGGGTGGGATCTCCGAGACCACTATATCTCATGGCGTAATAGATAGCCGGCCTTGTTTACGCATGACTGGCGATGTTCGTCTGGACAATAACGGCGGCTTCATTCAAGCGGCACTTGACCTGACATACCGAGGCGAGACCCTTGATGCGTCGGGATATAGCGGTGTGAGCATGATCGTGCGCGGGAATGGTGAGAAATACTCGGTTCGGCTTTGTCAGACTAACGCCAATCAGGTTGAAATCGCGAACCTCGGCGGCCGATCAAAAGCGCAGAAACTGGTGGTATTATACAACCATTAG